The genomic region GCTCTACTCGAACATGATCGCGGCGGGCGAGGCGGGCGGCATCCTCGACACCATTCTCAAGCGCCTGGCCGTCTACATCGAGAAGAGCGTCAAGCTGAAGGGGCAGGTCAAGTCGGCGATGATCTACCCGATCGCGGTCATCGTCATCGCCGCGGTCGTCGTCGCGGCGATCCTGTGGAAGGTCATCCCGACCTTCGCGCAGCTGTTCGCCGGCCTCGGTGCGCAGCTGCCGCTGCCGACCCGGATCGTCATCGCGATGAGCAACAACCTGATTTCGTACGGGCCGGTGATCCTGGTCGCGCTCGGGCTGGTGGGCTACGCCCTCAAGCGCTACTACGGCACGCCGTCCGGACGCCACCAGATCGACGCGATCCTGCTGAAGGCGCCGATCCTCGGGATGATCCTGCGCAAGATCGCGGTCGCCCGCTTCTGCCGCACGCTGTCGACGCTGCTGTCGTCGGGCGTGCCGATCCTCGACGGCCTCGACATCACGGCGCGCACCGCCGGCAACGCGGTCATCGAGGAGGCGATCCTCAAGACCCGGACCAGCATCGAGCGCGGCGAGACCGTGTCGGCGCCGTTGCGTGAGACCAACGTCTTCCCGTCGATGGTCGTGCAGATGATCAACGTCGGCGAGACCACCGGCGCGCTCGACACGATGCTGTCCAAGATCGCCGAGTTCTACGAGGAGGAAGTCGACACCGCGGTCGCCGGCCTGCTGACGCTGATGGAGCCGCTGATGATCGCGGTCCTCGGCGGCATCGTCGGCGGCATCGTCATCGCGATGTACATGCCGATCTTCGACCTCATCTCGAAGCTGACGTAGCGGGCGGCGGGAGTACGAGAGGCCAGTGGCGGACACAACGAGCGTAGGCAGCGGGACAGCACCGGAGCGGGGCGCGGCGGGACCGCGTCCGGGCGCCGACGCGCCGGCGCCCGCGCCGTACGGGGCGCTCCCCGACGCTGGACGCGGCCCTGCGGCACGCCTCGACGAGGCCGCGCAGATGAAGCTGCGGCGAAAGCTGCTGTGGCTGATTGGCGGCCGTGCCGCCGTGATCACCGTCCTGCTCGGCTCGACCAGCCTGATCCTCTATCGGACCCCGGGGGCCTTTCCGATCGATCCGTTCTTCGCGCTGATCGGCCTCACCTATGCCCTGACCGCCGCCTGGACGCTGACCCTGCGCTTCGTCGACCGCCACCGCTGGCTGATCGATGTGCAGGTCGCCTGCGACGCGCTGATCGTCTCGGCGATCGTCTACCTGACGGGCGGCGTCAGCAGCTACTTCTCGTCGCTCTATGCGCTGCCGATCATCGCCGCCAGCATGGTGCGGTCGTGGCGGGGCGGCCTGCTGGTCGGCGTGGTGAGCTCGGTCATGCTCGGCGGGGTCGTGATCGCACAGTACGCGGCCGGCGACGCCGCGTTGCCGCCGCCGCGGGTCGCCATGTTCACCGTCGGCCTGAACGTGTTCGGTTATCTCGCCGTCGCGGCGCTCAGCGGCTACCTCGCCGAGGGACTCCGCCGCACCGGCGCCCAGCTCGAGGCGGCCTCGACCCAGCTCGCCGACCTGCAGGCGTTCAACCAGCACGTCATCGACAGCTTGACCAGCGGGCTCGCGACCAGCGACCTGGAAGGGCGGCTGCTCACGTTCAACCGCGCCGCCGAGACCATCACCGGCCTGCGCGCCGCCGACGTCGTCGGCGGCGACGCCTTCGAGGTGCTGCAGCTGCCCGGGCCGCTGCACGAGCAGCGGCAGGAATACGAGTTCCAGCGCGCCGAGGGCCGGCAGATCGAGGTCGGCATCACCGCCGCGCCGCTGTTCACGCCGCGCGGCCATAGCGGGTTCCTGTTCACGTTCCGCGACGTCACCGAGATGAGGAAGCGCGATCGCGAGGCGCGCGTCCAGCAGCGGCTGGCGGCGGTCGGCGAGATGGCCGCCGGCATCGCGCACGAGATCCGCAATCCGCTCGCCTCGATGGCCGGGTCGATCCAGATCCTGCGAGCCGACCTGCCGCTGACGGAGGAGCAGTCCCAGTTGATGGACATCGTGCTGCGCGAGTCGGATCGGCTCAACGACACCATCCGGAGCTTCCTGGCCTTTGCCCGTCCGCAGCGGAACGCGATGAACGACCTCGATCTGCGCCGCAGCGTCACGGATGCGGCCCGGCTGCTCGAGAACAACGCCGAGGTCACGGCCCGCCACGCCATCGTCGTCGACGTCCCGGCGGAGCCGGTGGTCTTCCGCGCCGACGAGGCGCAGATCCGCCAGATCGTCTGGAACCTGGCGACCAACGGCCTGCGCGCCATGCCGGACGGCGGCACGCTGCGGCTGTCGGTGCGGGCCGGCATCCCGGCCAGGAACGAGACGGCGGACGGGGCCGCAGGAACGGCGGGCGAAGTGGTGATTGCGGTGCAGGACGACGGCGTCGGCATCGCCGCCGAGGAGCTCGACGGCATTTTCCAACCGTTCCGCGGCGGGTTTGCGCGCGGCACCGGCCTGGGGCTCTCGATCGTGCATCGCATCGCGACCGACTACGGGGGCGAAGTCCGCGTCGCCTCGCAGAAAGGGAAGGGGACGACCGTGGAAGTGGCCTTCCCGCTCGTGGCGGCCGAGACGGCCTACGACAAGCTGCTGGCCGCCGGCCGGCCGGGGGTGGCGTAATGGCCGGCACCGCCGAGCCCGTCCGCCCGGCCGACTCCAAGCCGGCCGACTCCGCCCGGATCCTGGTCGTCGACGACGAGCGCTCGATGCGCGAGATGCTGGCGATTCTCCTCAAGCGCGAGGGGCACGAGGTCGCCGTTGCGGAGAACGGCCGCACCGCGATCGACCTGCTCAACGCGCGCCCATTCGATCTGATCGTGTCCGACGCCCGCATGCCCGATGTGGACGGCCTCGAGGTGCTGCGCCACGCGCGCAGCGTCAATCCCGCGATCATCGCCATCATGGTGACCGCCTACGGCTCGCCGGATCTGATTCGCGGCGTCGCCCAGCTCGGGGTCAACGACTACGTCGAGAAGCCGTTCAACACCGAAGTGCTGCGCTTCCGCATCCGCAAGGAGCTCGATCGGCGGCGGCTGCAGCAGGAGAACGGACTGCTCAAGCGCGCCATGCACACGGCGCATCAGTTCTCCAACATCATCGGCAACAGCGCCGCGATGCGCCAGGTCTTCGAGCTGGTCGACACGATCGCCGGCACCGGCAGCACCATTCTGGTGACCGGCGAGTCGGGTACCGGCAAGGAGCTCGTCGCCCGCGCGATCCACGTGCGCTCGCCGCGCAGCGATCGTCCGTTCGTCGCGGTCAACTGCGGCGCCCTCACCGAGACGCTCCTCGACTCGGAGCTCTTCGGACACATGCGCGGCGCCTTCACCGGCGCCGACGGCAACAAGAAGGGGCTGATCGAGTTCGCCGACAAGGGCACCATCTTCCTCGACGAGATCGGCGAGATGAGCCCGATGCTGCAAGTGAAGGTCCTGCGCGTGCTGCAGGAGCGCAAGCTCCGCCGCGTCGGCGGCAACGAGGAAATCGACGCCGACATCCGCATCATCGCCGCCACCAACCGCGACCTCGCCAAGATGGTTGCCGAGGGACAGTTCCGCGAAGACCTCTATTACCGGATCAACGTGATTCCGGTTCGACTGCCGCCGCTGCGGGAGCGGCGCGACGACGTGGCGATGCTCGCGGAGCACTTCGTGGCCAAGTTCGCCGCCCAGATGAACAAGCCGATCACCGGCATCTCGGGCGAGGCCCTGGCCAGTCTGACCGCCCACGCGTGGCCGGGTAACGTCCGCGAGCTCGAGAACGCGATGGAACGCGCCGTGGCGCTCGAGCGTTCGGCGTCGATTCTTCCGGAAAGCCTGCCGGAAACCGTGCGGGGTCGCGCTCAGGCTGTGATTTCGCCCGCCGGCGCCGCCGCGGCCGCCGCGTCCGACGCGCCGCCGCCGATCGGCCGGCCGACGCTCGACCACGGCTTCGATCTCGAACAGCACGTCCAGCACGTGGAACGGGAGTACATCGCCGAAGCACTCCGCCGCTCCGGCGGCGTGAAGGTGAAGGCCGCCGAGCTGCTCGGGATGAGCTTCCGATCCTTCCGCTATTACATGAAGAAATACAACCTGAAGTAACACCCGTTCACGCAAGTCTCTCCGCTCCAGCCACTTCCCAAGACATCGCGCGTCCGGCACCCGCGGCACCTCGTTTGCCCCGTGAGCCCCGTCCCAGATCCCAGGGCTCTCCACCATTTCTCGAGGTGTTCATGACGAATCAGAAGGGGTTCACCCTGATCGAACTGCTCATCGTCGTCGCGATCATCGGCATCATCGCCGCGATTGCCGTCCCGGGCCTGCTCCGGGCGCGCATCTCCGGCAATGAGGCGTCGGCGATCGGATCGCTCCGCGCCGTCAGCAGCGCGCAGTCGATGTTCGCGACGAGCTGCGCCAACGGCCTTTACGCACAGGGCCTCGACGTCCTCGGCAGCGGTCCCTCGGGCGGGTCCGCCTTCATCAGTCCAGACCTGAGCACCGGTACCACCGTGGTCAAGAGCGGCTACAGCATCTCGATGACCGGCACCGCCGCCACCGGCTCGGCCGCCTGCAACGGCGCGACGAACCTGGCCTCCGGTTTTCACGCCTGGGCCGACCCTGCCTCGGCCTCCGGCGGCACCCGATCCTTCCTCACCAATACTACTGGCACGATCTGGCAGGCCATGAGCTCGCTCGGTGCCGCCGGCACCGACGCCGGTACGCCTTCCGGTGGGTCGGTCATTCAGTAGCGGTTTGTGACATTTCGTCGCCGGCGGTCGTGACGCGAAATGTCACTTCTG from Vicinamibacterales bacterium harbors:
- a CDS encoding type II secretion system F family protein yields the protein MPTFAYNGRTRSGQAVTGERVAETVEAAVTALRREQITVTRIDPAKAAAKIEGKGKAKATSAPSKNLAIFTRQFSVMIDAGLPLVQCLDILGKQEPHKGFSDVILTVRSDVESGAALADAMKKHPKTFDALYSNMIAAGEAGGILDTILKRLAVYIEKSVKLKGQVKSAMIYPIAVIVIAAVVVAAILWKVIPTFAQLFAGLGAQLPLPTRIVIAMSNNLISYGPVILVALGLVGYALKRYYGTPSGRHQIDAILLKAPILGMILRKIAVARFCRTLSTLLSSGVPILDGLDITARTAGNAVIEEAILKTRTSIERGETVSAPLRETNVFPSMVVQMINVGETTGALDTMLSKIAEFYEEEVDTAVAGLLTLMEPLMIAVLGGIVGGIVIAMYMPIFDLISKLT
- a CDS encoding ATP-binding protein; translation: MADTTSVGSGTAPERGAAGPRPGADAPAPAPYGALPDAGRGPAARLDEAAQMKLRRKLLWLIGGRAAVITVLLGSTSLILYRTPGAFPIDPFFALIGLTYALTAAWTLTLRFVDRHRWLIDVQVACDALIVSAIVYLTGGVSSYFSSLYALPIIAASMVRSWRGGLLVGVVSSVMLGGVVIAQYAAGDAALPPPRVAMFTVGLNVFGYLAVAALSGYLAEGLRRTGAQLEAASTQLADLQAFNQHVIDSLTSGLATSDLEGRLLTFNRAAETITGLRAADVVGGDAFEVLQLPGPLHEQRQEYEFQRAEGRQIEVGITAAPLFTPRGHSGFLFTFRDVTEMRKRDREARVQQRLAAVGEMAAGIAHEIRNPLASMAGSIQILRADLPLTEEQSQLMDIVLRESDRLNDTIRSFLAFARPQRNAMNDLDLRRSVTDAARLLENNAEVTARHAIVVDVPAEPVVFRADEAQIRQIVWNLATNGLRAMPDGGTLRLSVRAGIPARNETADGAAGTAGEVVIAVQDDGVGIAAEELDGIFQPFRGGFARGTGLGLSIVHRIATDYGGEVRVASQKGKGTTVEVAFPLVAAETAYDKLLAAGRPGVA
- a CDS encoding sigma-54 dependent transcriptional regulator; protein product: MAGTAEPVRPADSKPADSARILVVDDERSMREMLAILLKREGHEVAVAENGRTAIDLLNARPFDLIVSDARMPDVDGLEVLRHARSVNPAIIAIMVTAYGSPDLIRGVAQLGVNDYVEKPFNTEVLRFRIRKELDRRRLQQENGLLKRAMHTAHQFSNIIGNSAAMRQVFELVDTIAGTGSTILVTGESGTGKELVARAIHVRSPRSDRPFVAVNCGALTETLLDSELFGHMRGAFTGADGNKKGLIEFADKGTIFLDEIGEMSPMLQVKVLRVLQERKLRRVGGNEEIDADIRIIAATNRDLAKMVAEGQFREDLYYRINVIPVRLPPLRERRDDVAMLAEHFVAKFAAQMNKPITGISGEALASLTAHAWPGNVRELENAMERAVALERSASILPESLPETVRGRAQAVISPAGAAAAAASDAPPPIGRPTLDHGFDLEQHVQHVEREYIAEALRRSGGVKVKAAELLGMSFRSFRYYMKKYNLK
- a CDS encoding prepilin-type N-terminal cleavage/methylation domain-containing protein; translation: MTNQKGFTLIELLIVVAIIGIIAAIAVPGLLRARISGNEASAIGSLRAVSSAQSMFATSCANGLYAQGLDVLGSGPSGGSAFISPDLSTGTTVVKSGYSISMTGTAATGSAACNGATNLASGFHAWADPASASGGTRSFLTNTTGTIWQAMSSLGAAGTDAGTPSGGSVIQ